The Xenopus laevis strain J_2021 chromosome 5L, Xenopus_laevis_v10.1, whole genome shotgun sequence genome has a segment encoding these proteins:
- the LOC108705428 gene encoding trace amine-associated receptor 4: MDFCSDFVNISCLGTIRSPKSYSIMIIVMLGAIVLATIGNLIVIISVSHFKQLHSPTNFLILSLAVTDFILGLVVMPYSMVRSLTSCWYFGDLFCKLHSCIDMALSITSKFHLFFISVDRYYAVCRPLHYYKNITNNVILVFLFISWSVSSMYSFGLVFSNIHTEGIQHYIASYTCIGSCSLAFNKIWGTVSALVTFFVPGTLMIGIYIHIFSVANKQAKLVHNHHNVQTDQPSVTIKVSVRAESKAAKTLSIVMGVFLFCWLPFFILTVVDPYINFLTPEDVYNTVLWLGYFNSGLNPIIYALFYPWFQNTFQFIITGNIFKAGSSFSQVLINV, from the coding sequence ATGGACTTTTGTTCTGATTTTGTGAATATCTCCTGCCTCGGGACCATCAGGTCACCTAAAAGTTATTCTATTATGATAATTGTCATGCTTGGAGCTATAGTACTCGCCACTATAGGAAATCTAATTGTGATTATTTCAGTCTCACATTTTAAACAACTGCATTCTCCAACTAACTTTCTTATTTTGTCCTTGGCTGTTACAGATTTTATTTTAGGACTGGTGGTTATGCCCTACAGCATGGTGCGGTCATTAACATCTTGTTGGTATTTTGGAGACTTATTTTGCAAATTGCACAGCTGTATTGATATGGCACTATCCATAACTTCCAAATTtcatcttttctttatttctgttgatcgATACTACGCAGTGTGTAGGCCTCTTCATTATTACAAAAACATAACTAATAACGTAATACTGGTATTTTTGTTTATAAgttggtctgtttcctctatgtATTCTTTTGGCCTTGTTTTTTCCAATATACACACTGAGGGCATACAACACTATATTGCCTCATATACTTGTATTGGCTCTTGTTCTCTTGCTTTCAACAAGATTTGGGGGACCGTTTCTGCATTGGTAACGTTCTTTGTTCCAGGTACCCTGATGATCGGaatttatatacacattttctCAGTTGCCAATAAGCAAGCTAAGCTTGTGCATAATCATCATAATGTCCAGACCGACCAACCAAGTGTAACAATTAAAGTTTCTGTCAGAGCCGAAAGCAAGGCAGCAAAAACTCTGAGCATTGTTATGGGAGTGTTTCTATTTTGCTGgctgccattttttattttgactgtaGTAGATCCTTACATTAACTTTTTAACTCCTGAAGATGTCTACAATACTGTTCTGTGGCTTGGTTATTTTAACTCAGGCCTTAATCCCATTATTTATGCCTTATTCTACCCATGGTTccaaaatacatttcaatttatTATAACAGGGAATATTTTTAAAGCAGGATCTTCATTCTCACAAGTGTTAATCAATGTTTAA